A window of Brevibacterium ihuae contains these coding sequences:
- a CDS encoding MmcQ/YjbR family DNA-binding protein, with protein MDRDAVLAFVADEFSIEPDFSWMHHPDYAVLRHADTGKWFALVMDVPAEKLGLAGDAVHEVMNIKVDPDELDALLDGGGVLPAYHMHKGSWASVLLGDAEDALDAAEVQRLIRASFALTPGW; from the coding sequence ATGGACAGGGACGCAGTGCTCGCGTTCGTCGCCGACGAGTTCTCGATCGAACCGGATTTCTCGTGGATGCACCACCCGGACTACGCGGTGCTGCGGCACGCGGACACGGGCAAGTGGTTCGCGCTCGTCATGGACGTGCCCGCGGAGAAGCTCGGACTGGCCGGGGACGCGGTCCACGAGGTCATGAACATCAAGGTCGACCCCGACGAGCTCGATGCGCTGCTCGACGGCGGCGGCGTCCTTCCCGCCTATCACATGCACAAGGGCAGCTGGGCGAGCGTGCTGCTCGGCGACGCGGAGGATGCGCTCGACGCCGCCGAGGTGCAGCGCCTCATCCGCGCGAGCTTCGCCCTCACCCCCGGCTGGTGA
- a CDS encoding acyl-CoA dehydrogenase family protein, whose product MTHKPRPRPDTPHYMTEDRVELQKLARQFAREVVLPIADEVDPEEGQFPAEMVQQMADMGFFGILIPEEYGGLGLGVFEYCLVAEELSRAWMSVGGLLARGNGMGGGFSEEQEQRLLPKVATGEYLGAFALSEAEAGSDVANIKCKATKDEATGEWVINGTKMWCTYADQADYIILFARTSVDEDPSKRHRGISAFLIEKERGTFPEGISGTPARKIGYFGWKTWDLNFDNFRLPADALLGEEGKGFYQAVSGLEVGRAHTAARSIGLAQAALEDSIDYMHQRTQFNHKLADFQHLRFKVADMAAQIEASRQLMYHVCTQIDTGRRCSKEAAMVKYLAAEMSEKVTSEAVQIHGGAGYTKDFAVERHWRDARLTKIFEGSSEIQMRIISDELLGR is encoded by the coding sequence ATGACGCACAAGCCCCGTCCGCGCCCCGATACCCCGCACTACATGACCGAGGACCGCGTCGAGCTCCAGAAGCTCGCGCGCCAGTTCGCCCGCGAGGTCGTCCTGCCGATCGCCGACGAGGTCGACCCCGAGGAGGGACAGTTCCCCGCGGAGATGGTCCAGCAGATGGCCGACATGGGCTTCTTCGGCATCCTCATCCCCGAGGAGTACGGCGGCCTGGGACTCGGCGTCTTCGAGTACTGCCTCGTCGCCGAGGAGCTGTCCCGCGCCTGGATGAGCGTCGGCGGACTGCTCGCTCGCGGCAACGGCATGGGCGGCGGCTTCTCCGAGGAGCAGGAGCAGCGCCTCCTGCCCAAGGTCGCCACCGGCGAGTACCTGGGCGCATTCGCCCTGTCCGAGGCCGAGGCCGGCTCCGACGTCGCGAACATCAAGTGCAAGGCGACCAAGGACGAGGCCACCGGCGAGTGGGTCATCAACGGCACCAAGATGTGGTGCACCTACGCCGACCAGGCCGACTACATCATCCTCTTCGCCCGCACGAGCGTCGACGAGGACCCGAGCAAGCGCCACCGCGGCATCTCCGCCTTCCTCATCGAGAAGGAGCGCGGGACGTTCCCCGAAGGCATCTCGGGCACCCCGGCGCGCAAGATCGGGTACTTCGGCTGGAAGACCTGGGACCTCAACTTCGACAACTTCCGCCTGCCCGCCGATGCGCTGCTCGGCGAGGAGGGCAAGGGCTTCTACCAGGCAGTGTCCGGGCTCGAGGTGGGCCGCGCCCACACCGCCGCCCGCTCGATCGGGCTGGCCCAGGCCGCGCTCGAGGACTCCATCGACTACATGCACCAGCGCACCCAGTTCAACCACAAGCTCGCCGACTTCCAGCACCTGCGCTTCAAGGTCGCGGACATGGCCGCGCAGATCGAGGCGTCCCGCCAGCTCATGTACCACGTGTGCACCCAGATCGACACTGGCCGCCGGTGCTCGAAGGAGGCCGCGATGGTCAAGTACCTCGCCGCGGAGATGTCGGAGAAGGTGACGAGCGAGGCCGTGCAGATCCACGGCGGCGCCGGCTACACCAAGGACTTCGCCGTCGAACGGCACTGGCGCGACGCCCGCCTGACGAAGATCTTCGAGGGCTCCTCCGAAATCCAGATGCGCATCATCTCCGACGAGCTCCTGGGCCGCTGA
- the glyA gene encoding serine hydroxymethyltransferase, translating into MRLLPRPWLPAASTDRISAVTAETFADSAEPSRITAAIEDLARESERYYSTRALNLNPASNVMNPRAEALLSAGMGPRTSLGYPGAKIETGLRELEAIEVITAELAGRVFDADFAEVRVMSGAMANLYSFMATCAPGDSIIASPATIGGHVTHHRDGAAGLYGITTIEAPVDAARYSVDVDALAALAREARPALITLGGSLNLFEHPVARVRAIADEVGARVLFDAAHVSGMIAGGVWANPLAEGAHLMTMSTYKSLGGPVHGLVLTNEAELAERIEAIAFPGLTANFDVGAVAALGVTLADWEACGADYARTMQETAGVLAEELAARGIAPFRGADGFTDSHQFALLAAPFGGGSVMATALERANLLAYGIGLPGPEVAGDANGLRIGTPELARRGLTVADMPQLADFIARALTAGESGLAGRGPGGGAHGSGGAGRGGDSVGAGGADQGGADGAGDPASALAAEVAAWRAGFTGVHFTAG; encoded by the coding sequence ATGCGCCTGCTCCCCCGTCCCTGGCTCCCCGCCGCCTCGACGGACCGCATCTCCGCGGTGACCGCGGAGACCTTCGCCGACTCCGCCGAACCGTCGCGGATCACCGCGGCCATCGAGGACCTCGCCCGCGAGAGCGAGCGCTACTACTCGACCCGGGCGCTCAACCTCAATCCCGCCTCGAACGTCATGAATCCGCGCGCCGAGGCGCTGCTCTCCGCGGGCATGGGTCCGCGCACCTCGCTCGGCTATCCGGGAGCGAAGATCGAGACCGGGCTGCGCGAGCTCGAGGCGATCGAGGTCATCACCGCCGAGCTCGCCGGCCGGGTGTTCGACGCCGACTTCGCCGAGGTGCGGGTGATGTCCGGGGCGATGGCGAACCTCTACTCCTTCATGGCGACCTGCGCACCGGGGGATTCGATCATCGCCTCGCCGGCGACGATCGGCGGGCACGTCACCCACCACCGCGACGGGGCCGCCGGCCTCTACGGCATCACCACGATCGAAGCGCCCGTCGACGCCGCGCGCTACTCGGTGGACGTCGATGCGCTCGCCGCGCTCGCCCGGGAGGCCCGGCCGGCGCTCATCACGCTCGGCGGCTCCCTCAACCTGTTCGAGCACCCGGTGGCGCGGGTCCGCGCGATCGCCGACGAGGTCGGAGCCCGGGTGCTGTTCGACGCCGCCCACGTGTCCGGGATGATCGCCGGCGGAGTGTGGGCGAATCCGCTCGCCGAGGGCGCCCATCTCATGACGATGAGCACGTACAAGTCGCTCGGCGGGCCGGTGCACGGCCTCGTGCTGACGAACGAGGCGGAGCTCGCCGAGCGCATCGAGGCGATCGCGTTCCCGGGGCTCACCGCGAACTTCGACGTCGGCGCGGTCGCCGCGCTCGGGGTGACGCTCGCGGACTGGGAGGCGTGCGGGGCCGACTACGCCCGGACCATGCAGGAGACCGCCGGCGTCCTCGCCGAGGAGCTCGCCGCCCGGGGCATCGCGCCGTTCCGGGGCGCGGATGGCTTCACCGATTCGCACCAGTTCGCCCTCCTCGCCGCACCGTTCGGCGGCGGGTCGGTCATGGCGACCGCCCTCGAGCGGGCGAACCTCCTCGCCTACGGGATCGGCCTCCCCGGGCCCGAGGTCGCAGGCGACGCGAACGGACTGCGGATCGGCACACCGGAGCTCGCTCGCCGCGGGCTCACCGTCGCCGACATGCCGCAGCTCGCGGACTTCATCGCGCGCGCACTCACGGCCGGCGAGTCGGGACTCGCCGGCCGTGGCCCGGGTGGGGGTGCTCATGGTTCCGGTGGTGCTGGTCGGGGTGGAGATTCCGTGGGTGCGGGTGGTGCCGATCAGGGTGGTGCGGATGGCGCCGGTGACCCGGCCTCCGCCCTTGCCGCCGAGGTGGCGGCATGGCGGGCCGGGTTCACCGGGGTGCACTTCACCGCCGGCTGA
- a CDS encoding CPBP family intramembrane glutamic endopeptidase → MNEYIASSASLTTPAARSSAARPAAGAEPAAAPGSTAATPAPGTAAAASAAPVPFHLLGRAHGSHRWWRPLLTLLATGATYLVLLVLVTVGFGIAALLPGGTPIIETFTAGETDMGAPIVQLYSLLTLIVLIPACLIGVRLGGGRPVGSLLSVTGRMRWGLLGRSMILSLVLIGASMLVSSLLGLGEPIPHPVIDERTLVALLIALLFVPFQAAAEELAFRGVLPQVIGGWLRHPAWAYLAPVPFFVIAHDYNWIGLIDISVFAVAMGVLTHRSGGLELAIGLHVVNNTLIFVLAAFGLVDMNVTEIQAIGVAVAVATTVVFTAIALWRLPRWDRTGRTNLPGGSAQSGSATQPASATQPGTPVPAITDPTTGAEAPATSSQPLSRR, encoded by the coding sequence ATGAACGAATACATCGCATCCTCCGCATCCCTGACCACCCCCGCCGCCCGATCCTCGGCGGCCCGACCCGCGGCCGGCGCCGAGCCCGCCGCGGCACCCGGCTCAACCGCGGCAACCCCGGCGCCCGGCACCGCCGCCGCTGCGTCCGCCGCGCCCGTCCCGTTCCACCTGCTCGGCCGCGCGCACGGTTCCCACCGGTGGTGGCGCCCGCTGCTCACCCTGCTTGCCACCGGCGCGACCTACCTCGTCCTCCTCGTCCTCGTCACCGTCGGTTTCGGCATCGCCGCGCTCCTGCCCGGCGGCACCCCGATCATCGAGACCTTCACCGCAGGGGAGACGGACATGGGCGCTCCGATCGTCCAGCTCTACTCCCTGCTGACCCTCATCGTCCTCATCCCCGCCTGCCTCATCGGCGTCCGGTTGGGCGGCGGTCGCCCGGTCGGCTCGCTGCTGTCCGTCACCGGCCGGATGCGGTGGGGCCTGCTCGGCCGGTCGATGATCCTGTCGCTCGTGCTCATCGGCGCCTCGATGCTCGTGTCCTCGCTGCTGGGCCTGGGCGAACCGATCCCGCACCCGGTGATCGACGAGCGCACGCTCGTCGCGCTGCTCATCGCCCTGCTGTTCGTGCCCTTCCAGGCCGCCGCGGAGGAACTCGCGTTCCGCGGTGTGCTGCCGCAGGTCATCGGCGGCTGGCTGCGCCACCCCGCCTGGGCGTACCTCGCGCCGGTGCCGTTCTTCGTCATCGCCCACGACTACAACTGGATCGGCCTCATCGACATCTCGGTCTTCGCCGTCGCGATGGGTGTGCTCACCCACCGGTCCGGCGGGCTCGAGCTCGCGATCGGGCTCCACGTCGTCAACAACACGCTGATCTTCGTCCTCGCAGCCTTCGGCCTCGTCGACATGAACGTCACGGAGATCCAGGCGATCGGGGTCGCCGTGGCGGTCGCCACCACGGTCGTGTTCACCGCCATCGCCCTGTGGCGACTGCCCCGCTGGGACCGGACCGGCCGCACCAACCTGCCCGGCGGCTCCGCCCAGTCCGGCAGCGCCACTCAACCCGCCAGCGCCACCCAGCCCGGCACCCCGGTGCCGGCGATCACCGACCCGACCACCGGAGCCGAGGCGCCCGCCACCTCCTCGCAGCCCCTCAGCCGGCGGTGA
- a CDS encoding TetR/AcrR family transcriptional regulator encodes MPKIVDHAERRSEIVVALWSTIYAEGISGVSFAAVARHGGISIGRIQHYFATKRDLVLAGVRAIVAAAEEDFRSTPEGSEHIGDEPARSSRATPIDEGDATDHAVDTLRSLLTGQIPETQEARIGSAVWSAYLAASMADREIAAVVHDALGGTRELIAQLVAQIRPDLAHAEVGTLALRLSALRDGLAHQVLHGTAAPESARTVIESEIAALTSRG; translated from the coding sequence ATGCCCAAGATCGTCGATCACGCCGAGCGCCGCAGCGAGATCGTCGTCGCACTGTGGTCCACCATCTACGCCGAGGGGATCAGCGGCGTCTCATTCGCCGCGGTCGCCCGTCACGGCGGGATCTCGATCGGCCGGATCCAGCACTATTTCGCCACCAAGCGCGACCTCGTCCTCGCCGGCGTGCGCGCGATCGTCGCGGCGGCGGAAGAGGATTTCCGGTCGACTCCGGAGGGATCCGAACACATCGGGGACGAGCCCGCACGTTCGTCCCGCGCAACCCCGATCGATGAAGGCGACGCGACCGATCACGCCGTCGACACGCTCCGCTCGCTCCTCACCGGGCAGATCCCCGAAACGCAGGAGGCCCGGATCGGATCAGCCGTCTGGTCCGCCTACCTCGCGGCCTCGATGGCGGATCGCGAGATCGCTGCAGTCGTCCACGATGCGCTCGGCGGCACGCGGGAGCTCATCGCACAGCTCGTCGCGCAGATCCGACCGGACCTGGCACACGCAGAGGTCGGGACCCTCGCACTCCGACTCTCCGCCCTGCGCGACGGACTCGCGCACCAGGTGCTCCACGGCACCGCAGCGCCGGAATCCGCCCGGACGGTGATCGAATCGGAGATCGCCGCACTCACCAGCCGGGGGTGA
- a CDS encoding response regulator, which yields MTAPHGQNPAPERIRVVIVDDEPLMRTGLRLILGGAPDIEVAGEAGNGEEALAGMPGWAPDVVLMDIRMPVLDGIGATRAIVEGASDPARAPRVLVLTAFDTDGFILEALRAGAVGFLLKDTPPAELIGAVRSAAAGTNAMSPSVVRRLVDLAGASAPAAEPPADPLAGLSAREREIAECVAAGMTNGEIAAQLFVSLPTVKTHVARVFDKLGVTNRVQLAILVLEAR from the coding sequence ATGACCGCACCCCACGGCCAGAACCCCGCACCCGAACGGATCCGCGTCGTCATCGTCGACGACGAACCGCTCATGCGCACCGGCCTGCGCCTCATCCTCGGCGGGGCTCCCGATATCGAGGTCGCCGGCGAGGCGGGCAACGGCGAAGAGGCGCTCGCCGGGATGCCCGGGTGGGCGCCCGATGTCGTCCTCATGGACATCCGGATGCCGGTCCTCGACGGGATCGGCGCGACCCGGGCGATCGTGGAGGGTGCCTCGGACCCGGCCCGCGCACCCCGGGTGCTCGTGCTCACCGCCTTCGACACCGACGGCTTCATCCTCGAGGCGCTCCGCGCCGGGGCGGTCGGTTTCCTCCTCAAGGACACTCCGCCCGCCGAGCTCATCGGTGCCGTGCGCTCGGCGGCCGCGGGGACGAACGCGATGAGCCCGAGCGTGGTGCGGCGCCTCGTCGACCTCGCCGGCGCCTCGGCCCCGGCCGCGGAACCGCCGGCCGACCCGCTCGCCGGGCTCAGCGCGCGCGAGCGCGAGATCGCCGAGTGCGTGGCGGCGGGGATGACGAACGGGGAGATCGCCGCACAGCTCTTCGTATCGCTGCCGACGGTGAAGACCCATGTGGCGCGGGTGTTCGACAAGCTCGGGGTGACCAACCGGGTGCAGCTCGCGATCCTCGTCCTCGAAGCGCGGTGA
- a CDS encoding alpha/beta fold hydrolase → MTEATMSTEEDARPTEGRRRGGCGSRIARAVTVLLAIIGIVATGEFFFGAPGVGHFRTAEGRADYTESYDAAMRFLPEPTAVHDLPTAFGTVRAYEWSSPEAEGTVPVVLIPGMSSGVPMWAENLAGFAAHRRVIAFDAIGDAGMSVQGVPIASFEDQAEWISEALAQLAPDGAHVVGHSFGGAGAAAYALSHPGDVASLTLLEPFMTVANPPVGKFAWAMVGSLPLIPEGLRNRALGEIGGVPYDPEDPVARMISAGSEHYHSALPMPAVLDDDELRALTMPVYAAFGDTDSLAGGEKAAGRADELLPDAEVTLWAGATHSLPMQEAEALGRDLTEFWSRSER, encoded by the coding sequence ATGACCGAGGCGACCATGTCCACCGAGGAGGACGCCCGGCCGACCGAGGGTCGGCGGCGCGGCGGCTGCGGATCCCGGATCGCCCGAGCCGTGACGGTGCTCCTCGCGATCATCGGTATCGTCGCAACCGGGGAGTTCTTCTTCGGAGCCCCGGGCGTCGGGCACTTCCGGACCGCCGAAGGCCGGGCCGACTACACCGAGTCGTACGACGCGGCGATGCGATTCCTGCCCGAGCCCACCGCGGTCCACGACCTTCCGACGGCGTTCGGGACCGTCCGCGCCTACGAATGGTCGAGCCCGGAGGCCGAGGGCACCGTCCCGGTCGTGCTCATCCCGGGAATGTCATCGGGAGTCCCGATGTGGGCGGAGAACCTCGCGGGATTCGCTGCCCACCGCCGGGTGATCGCCTTCGACGCGATCGGGGACGCGGGGATGTCGGTGCAGGGGGTGCCGATCGCTTCGTTCGAGGACCAGGCGGAGTGGATCTCCGAGGCACTGGCCCAGCTCGCTCCCGACGGTGCGCACGTGGTCGGGCATTCATTCGGCGGCGCAGGTGCCGCAGCCTATGCCCTGTCCCATCCCGGCGATGTCGCATCGCTGACCCTGCTCGAGCCGTTCATGACCGTGGCGAACCCGCCCGTGGGGAAGTTCGCCTGGGCGATGGTCGGATCACTGCCACTCATCCCCGAGGGTCTGCGCAACCGTGCGCTCGGTGAGATCGGGGGAGTCCCCTACGATCCCGAGGACCCGGTGGCGCGCATGATCAGTGCGGGCAGCGAGCACTATCACTCCGCGCTCCCGATGCCGGCAGTGCTCGATGACGACGAGCTCCGTGCGCTCACCATGCCCGTGTACGCCGCGTTCGGCGATACCGACTCCCTGGCGGGCGGGGAGAAGGCGGCCGGTCGCGCCGACGAGCTGCTGCCGGACGCCGAGGTGACCCTGTGGGCCGGTGCCACGCACTCGCTGCCGATGCAGGAGGCCGAGGCGCTCGGCCGTGATCTCACAGAATTCTGGTCCCGATCGGAGCGGTGA
- a CDS encoding alcohol dehydrogenase, which translates to MQVFAVHGPGEPVKEIEVPTPELAGKEVLVRITHSGVCHSDVHCQEGHFDLGSAGKLPLAASGVEWPAVFGHEIVGTVVAAGPEASVQPGDTQYIVFPWIGCGNCQACREDRENYCPRGRNLSVGLRGGFAREVWVPDERYLIELGDLDPAWGATLACSGVTSYSAVNKVLPRGEEDVVAVIGAGGVGLMAVAMLKALGHRKIAVVDVSDENLEIAKKLGATITFNSKVDNPGAALLEATGGKIAAAIDFVNNGATASMALGALQKGGQLVSVGLFGGEHTYPTTLLALQVFTIQGNFVGSLPELKAVVELAKTHDLPKLPIVELPLSADNINSSLEDLAAGKSRGRTVLVAD; encoded by the coding sequence ATGCAGGTTTTCGCCGTCCACGGCCCTGGTGAGCCCGTCAAGGAGATCGAGGTCCCGACCCCAGAGCTCGCCGGGAAGGAAGTGCTCGTCCGCATCACCCACTCCGGCGTCTGCCACTCCGACGTGCACTGCCAGGAGGGCCACTTCGACCTCGGCTCCGCCGGCAAGCTCCCGCTCGCGGCCTCGGGCGTCGAATGGCCGGCCGTCTTCGGCCACGAGATCGTCGGCACCGTTGTCGCCGCCGGACCGGAGGCCTCCGTGCAGCCCGGTGACACCCAGTACATCGTGTTCCCGTGGATCGGCTGCGGCAACTGCCAGGCGTGCCGCGAGGACCGCGAGAACTACTGTCCGCGCGGCCGGAACCTCAGCGTGGGCCTGCGCGGCGGCTTCGCGCGCGAGGTGTGGGTGCCCGACGAGCGGTACCTCATCGAGCTCGGCGATCTCGACCCCGCGTGGGGCGCGACGCTCGCCTGCTCGGGCGTGACGAGCTACTCCGCGGTGAACAAGGTGCTCCCCCGCGGCGAGGAGGACGTCGTCGCCGTGATCGGTGCCGGCGGCGTGGGCCTCATGGCCGTCGCAATGCTCAAGGCGCTCGGCCACAGGAAGATCGCCGTCGTCGACGTCAGCGACGAGAACCTCGAGATCGCGAAGAAGCTCGGCGCGACGATCACCTTCAACTCGAAGGTCGACAACCCGGGTGCCGCGCTCCTCGAGGCGACCGGGGGCAAGATCGCGGCGGCGATCGACTTCGTCAACAACGGCGCGACCGCCTCGATGGCGCTCGGTGCGCTCCAGAAGGGCGGCCAGCTCGTGAGCGTCGGCCTGTTCGGCGGCGAACACACCTACCCGACGACGCTGCTCGCGCTCCAGGTCTTCACCATCCAGGGGAACTTCGTCGGCAGCCTGCCCGAGCTCAAGGCGGTCGTCGAGCTCGCCAAGACCCATGACCTGCCCAAGCTCCCGATCGTCGAGCTGCCGCTGAGCGCGGACAACATCAACTCCTCGCTCGAGGACCTCGCGGCCGGCAAGTCGCGCGGGCGCACCGTGCTCGTCGCCGACTGA
- the wrbA gene encoding NAD(P)H:quinone oxidoreductase gives MTKLAVIYYSATGHGTKMAAEIERAAQAVGAEVRVRHIAETVDPSVFADNPAWSANYEATKDLPAATGDDIVWADAVIFGSPTRYANVTGSFQSFIDTLGGLWAQGKLANKVYAAYTSSQTAHGGQETTLQHIYQMIMHFGGYIVTPGYTDQLKFVDGNPYGVSHITGGDNQNALEQPTIDALEHMAKRVVEVAGKLAD, from the coding sequence ATGACCAAGCTCGCTGTGATCTACTACTCCGCCACCGGCCACGGCACGAAGATGGCCGCCGAGATCGAGCGCGCCGCTCAGGCCGTCGGCGCCGAGGTGCGCGTCCGCCACATCGCGGAGACCGTCGACCCGTCGGTGTTCGCGGACAATCCCGCATGGAGCGCCAACTACGAGGCGACGAAGGATCTGCCGGCGGCCACCGGCGACGACATCGTGTGGGCCGACGCCGTGATCTTCGGATCGCCCACCCGCTACGCGAACGTCACCGGCTCGTTCCAGTCGTTCATCGACACGCTCGGCGGACTGTGGGCCCAGGGCAAGCTCGCGAACAAGGTCTACGCCGCCTACACCTCCTCGCAGACCGCGCACGGCGGGCAGGAGACCACCCTGCAGCACATCTACCAGATGATCATGCACTTCGGCGGCTACATCGTGACGCCGGGCTACACCGACCAGCTCAAGTTCGTCGACGGCAACCCCTACGGCGTCTCCCACATCACCGGCGGGGACAACCAGAACGCACTCGAGCAGCCGACCATCGACGCGCTCGAGCACATGGCGAAGCGCGTCGTCGAGGTCGCCGGCAAGCTCGCGGACTGA
- a CDS encoding sensor histidine kinase yields MTTLPAPNPWTRRAVVATIMVAGVLLGLGLLLFTVWTYIDPVAAGVEPISQERAYALFLVQVVTGVAGIVLTPFALRHSAAEADPLGTASGPRSALICGLLVIALGMFSPLGVPLAVVVLVSHCSRRSIAWPVAAVVTYVVGAFVAELLGVDGDPGFAWGYLALSLVIPVIALLIGMIRRRRRENRQRVLAQARMTEAESAAREDRARIAERTRIARDMHDSLSHRLSLIAMHAGALEYRAETDPEDVRESAATIRESAHAAAADLRAVLSVLREEQENTAPRLDLEELAAEARRAGTPVDITWEAPLSPADHSRAPTLIAHTLYRIVQEGLTNARKHAPGAPVRVTVSPARRAVVLRVSNPGPADPVAGTPPEGARAHVPGSGLGLVGLDERVRLVGGTLEVRPAGPGHDEHIITATLPWETGDRRA; encoded by the coding sequence ATGACGACTCTGCCCGCTCCGAACCCCTGGACCCGCCGTGCGGTGGTCGCGACGATCATGGTCGCCGGCGTGCTCCTCGGCCTGGGCCTGCTCCTCTTCACCGTCTGGACGTACATCGACCCGGTGGCGGCGGGAGTGGAGCCGATTTCCCAGGAGCGGGCCTACGCGCTGTTCCTGGTCCAGGTCGTGACCGGGGTCGCGGGGATCGTCCTCACCCCGTTCGCCCTCCGCCACTCCGCGGCGGAGGCCGACCCGCTCGGCACCGCGAGCGGGCCGCGGTCGGCGCTGATCTGCGGCCTCCTCGTCATCGCACTCGGGATGTTCTCCCCGCTCGGAGTGCCGCTCGCGGTGGTCGTCCTCGTCTCCCACTGCTCCCGCCGCTCCATCGCCTGGCCGGTGGCGGCGGTCGTGACCTACGTCGTGGGCGCCTTCGTCGCCGAGCTCCTCGGCGTCGACGGGGATCCGGGTTTCGCCTGGGGGTACCTCGCGCTCAGCCTCGTCATCCCGGTGATCGCCCTGCTCATCGGGATGATCCGCAGGCGACGCCGCGAGAACCGGCAGCGTGTTCTCGCGCAGGCCCGGATGACCGAGGCCGAATCCGCCGCGCGGGAGGACCGCGCCCGGATCGCCGAGCGCACGCGGATCGCCCGCGACATGCACGATTCCCTGTCCCACCGCCTCAGCCTCATCGCGATGCACGCCGGCGCGCTCGAGTACCGGGCGGAGACCGACCCGGAGGACGTCCGGGAGAGCGCGGCCACGATCCGCGAATCCGCCCACGCCGCCGCGGCCGACCTGCGCGCCGTGCTCTCGGTGCTCCGCGAGGAGCAGGAGAACACCGCGCCGCGCCTCGACCTCGAGGAGCTCGCCGCCGAGGCGCGCCGGGCCGGCACCCCGGTCGACATCACCTGGGAGGCGCCGCTGTCACCGGCCGACCACTCCCGGGCGCCGACGCTCATCGCCCACACGCTGTACCGGATCGTCCAGGAGGGGCTGACGAATGCGCGGAAGCACGCGCCCGGCGCGCCGGTCCGGGTGACGGTCAGCCCGGCCCGCCGCGCGGTGGTGCTCCGGGTGAGCAACCCCGGGCCGGCCGATCCTGTCGCCGGGACGCCGCCGGAAGGCGCCCGGGCGCACGTGCCGGGGTCCGGCCTCGGGCTCGTCGGGCTCGACGAGCGGGTCAGGCTCGTGGGCGGCACCCTCGAGGTGCGGCCGGCGGGCCCGGGACACGACGAGCACATCATCACGGCGACCCTGCCGTGGGAGACGGGAGACCGACGAGCATGA